One Manihot esculenta cultivar AM560-2 chromosome 6, M.esculenta_v8, whole genome shotgun sequence DNA segment encodes these proteins:
- the LOC110617757 gene encoding receptor protein kinase-like protein ZAR1: protein MFLLILLVFLLFNSHGHVSSLNNEGFVLMSFKQSIYDDPEGSLSNWKSSDETPCSWNGVTCKEQKVVSVGIPKKKLYGFLPSSLGSLSDLRHLNLRNNRFFGSLPAELFQAQGLQSLVLYGNTLSGSLPNEFGKLKYLQSLDLSQNFFNGSIPTSIVQCKRLRNFDLSQNNFTGSLPEGFGSGLVSLEKLDLSFNKFNGSIPSDIGNLTSLQGTVDLSHNLFTGLIPASLGSLPEKVYIDLTYNNLSGPIPQNGALMNRGPTAFIGNPGLCGPPLKNPCSSNTDGASSPSSFPFLPNNNPPQNLNNNGRGPEKGGGLSKGAVIAIIVSDAIGICLVGLLFSHCYSRVCACSKDKDETGYVFGKEGKGRRECLCFRKDEPDTLSENVEQYDLVPLDTQVAFNLDELLKASAFVLGKSGIGIVYKVALEDGLTLAVRRLGEGGSQRFKEFKTEVEAIGKLRHPNIVTLRAYYWSVDEKLLIYDYIPNGSLATGLHGKPGMVSFTPLSWSIRLKIIKGIANGLVYLHEFSPKKYVHGDVKPRNILLGHNMVPYISDFGLGRLANIAGASPTLQSNGAASEKPQERQQKNAPSSDVATFSSMNLGSYYQAPEALKVVKPSQKWDVYSYGVILLEMISGRSPVIHMGTSEMDLVNWIQLCIEEQKPLADVLDPYLSPDLDKEEEIIAILKIAMACVHSSPERRPTMRHVCDALSRLAVSSD from the exons ATGTTTCTCTTGATTTTGCtggtttttcttctttttaactCTCATGGACATGTTAGTTCTTTGAATAATGAAGGATTTGTACTTATGTCGTTCAAGCAGTCCATATATGATGACCCAGAAGGGTCTTTGAGCAACTGGAAATCCTCCGATGAGACCCCTTGTTCATGGAATGGGGTTACATGTAAGGAGCAAAAAGTTGTCTCTGTTGGCATCCCAAAGAAGAAACTTTATGGGtttcttccttcttctcttgGGTCTCTCTCTGACCTTAGACATTTAAATTTGAGGAATAATAGGTTCTTTGGTAGCTTACCTGCCGAGCTCTTTCAAGCTCAAGGGCTACAGAGTCTGGTCCTTTATGGGAATACCTTATCTGGGTCTTTGCCAAATGAGTTTGGCAAGCTTAAGTACCTTCAAAGCTTGGATTTATCACAGAATTTCTTCAATGGATCAATACCCACATCAATTGTTCAATGCAAGAGACTTAGAAACTTTGATCTGAGCCAAAACAATTTCACTGGTTCTTTACCAGAAGGGTTTGGTTCTGGTTTGGTTTCTCTTGAAAAGCTTGATCTTTCATTCAATAAATTCAATGGTTCAATTCCTAGTGATATAGGAAATTTAACTAGTTTGCAAGGAACTGTTGATCTGTCACATAATCTCTTCACGGGTTTAATCCCAGCTAGTCTTGGAAGCCTTCCTGAGAAGGTTTACATTGATCTAACTTACAACAATTTGAGTGGTCCAATACCACAAAATGGTGCTTTAATGAACAGAGGACCAACAGCATTTATAGGAAATCCTGGTCTCTGTGGTCCTCCATTAAAAAACCCTTGTTCTTCCAATACAGATGGAGCAAGTTCACCTTCATCATTTCCCTTTTTGCCTAATAACAACCCGCCTCAAAATTTGAATAACAATGGTAGAGGGCCTGAGAAAGGAGGAGGATTAAGTAAGGGTGCTGTAATTGCAATCATTGTGAGTGATGCAATTGGAATTTGCCTTGTTGGGTTACTATTTTCGCATTGCTATTCAAGGGTTTGTGCTTGTAGCAAGGATAAAGATGAAACTGGTTATGTTTTCGGCaaggaagggaagggaaggCGGGAGTGTTTGTGCTTTAGAAAGGATGAACCTGATACTCTATCTGAGAATGTAGAGCAGTATGATCTTGTGCCCTTGGATACACAGGTAGCTTTTAATTTAGATGAGCTGCTTAAGGCTTCAGCTTTTGTTCTGGGGAAGAGTGGAATCGGGATTGTATACAAAGTTGCACTCGAAGATGGGCTTACTTTAGCTGTGAGAAGATTGGGAGAAGGGGGCTCTCAAAGGTTCAAGGAGTTCAAGACAGAAGTAGAAGCTATTGGAAAGCTAAGGCATCCTAATATTGTGACACTCAGAGCGTATTACTGGTCTGTCGATGAGAAGTTGCTAATCTATGATTACATACCTAATGGAAGCCTTGCGACCGGGCTTCATG GGAAGCCTGGAATGGTTTCTTTTACACCGTTATCTTGGTCTATTCGGTTGAAAATCATCAAGGGGATTGCAAATGGTTTGGTTTATCTGCATGAATTCAGTCCTAAAAAGTATGTTCATGGAGATGTGAAACCAAGAAATATACTTCTTGGACATAACATGGTACCTTACATTTCTGATTTTGGACTCGGGCGCCTTGCTAATATTGCCGGAGCATCCCCTACTCTGCAATCTAATGGAGCTGCTTCAGAAAAACCACAAGAAAGGCAACAAAAGAATGCACCTAGCTCGGACGTTGCCACATTTTCATCGATGAATTTGGGATCTTACTACCAGGCCCCTGAAGCACTTAAAGTCGTAAAACCATCACAGAAATGGGATGTTTACTCTTATGGGGTGATCTTACTAGAAATGATCTCAGGAAGATCCCCAGTGATCCACATGGGTACCTCAGAAATGGACCTTGTTAACTGGATTCAGCTTTGCATTGAAGAACAGAAACCACTTGCAGATGTTTTAGATCCATATTTATCTCCAGATTTGGACAAGGAAGAGGAAATTATTGCAATTCTAAAGATAGCAATGGCTTGTGTTCACAGCAGCCCTGAAAGAAGACCAACAATGAGGCATGTCTGTGATGCTTTAAGCAGATTGGCTGTATCCTCTGATTGA
- the LOC110618317 gene encoding phosphopantothenoylcysteine decarboxylase gives MACSEPATTVEVNAPPRRPRILLAASGSVAAVKFGVLCHCFTGWAEVKAVATSTSLHFINKNSLPRDVDLYTDEDEWYSWNKMGDSILHIELPRWADVMVIAPLSANTLGKIAGGLCDNLLTCIVRAWDYSKPIFVAPAMHTFMWTNFFTERHLMSLDEQGISLIAPVTRRLASGDYGTGAMAEPSLISTTILINLQSRNKSNFWLV, from the exons ATGGCATGCTCAGAACCAGCAACCACAGTTGAGGTAAATGCCCCTCCTAGGAGACCCAGGATTTTACTTGCTGCTAGTGGAAGTGTAGCTGCCGTAAAATTTGGAGTTCTCTGCCATTGTTTTACTGGTTGGGCAGAAGTAAAAGCTGTGGCTACAAGTACTTCTTTACATTTCATCAACAAAAACTCACTTCCTAGGGATGTTGATCTCTACACTGATGAGGATGAATGGTACAGTTGGAATAAAATGGGAGACAGCATCCTTCACATTGAGCTGCCTCGGTGGGCTGATGTCATGGTTATAGCCCCGTTATCAGCAAACACACTTGGTAAG ATTGCTGGGGGATTATGTGACAATCTGCTGACCTGCATCGTCCGAGCATGGGATTACAGCAAGCCCATCTTTGTTGCGCCAGCCATGCATACTTTCATGTGGACTAATTTTTTCACGGAAAGGCATCTCATGTCACTTGATGAACAAGGAATTTCTCTTATTGCACCTGTCACAAGAAGGCTGGCTTCTGGTGATTATGGAACTGGCGCAATGGCTGAACCTTCCCTAATCTCCACAACCATATTAATAAACTTGCAGTCACGGAATAAATCCAATTTTTGGTTAGTTTAA